A genomic stretch from Hydrogenimonas urashimensis includes:
- a CDS encoding ATP-binding protein gives MARFSTLEEGMAAIEAFCEANQLETSQCYKLRLVAEELVVNLLTHGGSGGYRMELKREDGVSRMRLRYGGNRFDPSRDDKGPLDSVEKSEYGGLGLFLVTQLVQALHYRYEEGENIVDLTV, from the coding sequence GTGGCGCGGTTCAGCACCCTGGAGGAGGGAATGGCCGCCATCGAAGCTTTTTGCGAAGCCAACCAACTCGAAACGTCGCAATGCTACAAACTGCGACTTGTCGCCGAAGAGCTGGTTGTCAATCTTCTCACGCATGGAGGCAGCGGAGGCTACCGGATGGAATTGAAAAGAGAGGATGGTGTCTCGCGTATGAGACTGCGTTACGGCGGCAATCGGTTCGATCCGAGCCGGGACGACAAAGGTCCCCTCGATTCGGTGGAAAAGAGCGAATACGGCGGCCTGGGACTCTTTCTTGTCACCCAGTTGGTCCAGGCATTGCACTACCGTTATGAAGAAGGAGAGAATATTGTCGATCTTACGGTTTAA
- a CDS encoding STAS domain-containing protein, whose amino-acid sequence MPDITKEEKLRIAFKGRLDATNAANVMNEVTEGVENLDRDILLDLHDLEYISSAGLQVLLKCAKTAQVSGKKVYVAGANPNVKEILKISGFLTFMQEI is encoded by the coding sequence ATGCCCGACATCACCAAAGAAGAGAAGCTGCGCATCGCTTTCAAAGGACGCCTCGACGCGACGAACGCGGCCAATGTTATGAACGAGGTCACCGAGGGGGTGGAGAACCTCGATCGCGATATTCTTCTGGATCTGCACGACCTGGAGTACATCAGCAGCGCGGGACTGCAGGTTTTGCTCAAATGCGCCAAAACAGCCCAGGTTTCAGGGAAAAAGGTCTATGTCGCGGGTGCAAACCCCAATGTCAAAGAGATACTCAAAATTTCCGGGTTTCTGACCTTCATGCAGGAGATATAG
- a CDS encoding SpoIIE family protein phosphatase, translating into MSILRFKLDSIRKKIIFYIVVITIPFFLTSLVIIDEYIGGELQISAMQRAHIANLNILQSIQSFLNRTSRYAVEAAYIVEADPDRYERVLPLIERGVALEDAAFGSALALEPGGLSPKPYCRYFYKTPNGVAEKELLPPAYDYLHAAWYTAAKYSGQPRWGDPYFDKGGGNVYMSTYSHPIFDITGRFLGVTTVDIALGKLARYMDGIAQMDEGFVFLVTYRGFMLYHPDAKVRFRETLEAYARQHHSPSLAQAARKIARKKFGIYNITLDGIDYMLYTMGIPQTTWVVGVMLRRDALFSPLTGMRVRMGLITFIGMMLILIVVLMVSKQLESNAASQERVRNELALASGIQQSFLPKKEELVQPPFALAGMMRPAKEVGGDFYGYRIEEDKLLFYIGDVSGKGVPASLFMMAAKVLIEAAADERLDPAYIMTRTNRKLCDLGEQQMFATLLIGLVDASEEKVTFAIAGHPPFIVKEGGRLASPLPRFAPPISAFEFAEYENQALPLSKKSVIVAFTDGVSEAENSRLEMFGVERLSRAIVQAHSDDPVLIKRSIVRKIETFVDDNEPNDDLTLIVITLTGEAHA; encoded by the coding sequence TTGTCGATCTTACGGTTTAAGCTCGATTCGATTCGCAAAAAGATCATCTTCTATATCGTCGTCATCACGATCCCCTTTTTTTTGACATCTCTGGTGATCATCGACGAATATATCGGCGGGGAGCTGCAGATTTCGGCCATGCAGCGTGCCCACATCGCCAATCTGAACATCCTGCAATCAATTCAGTCTTTCTTAAACCGGACCAGCCGATACGCCGTTGAAGCGGCCTATATCGTCGAAGCGGACCCCGACCGTTACGAACGGGTCCTTCCCCTGATTGAAAGGGGCGTGGCCCTGGAAGATGCGGCCTTCGGCTCCGCTCTTGCCCTGGAACCCGGGGGGCTGTCCCCGAAGCCCTACTGCCGCTATTTCTACAAAACGCCCAACGGAGTAGCCGAAAAAGAGCTGCTTCCACCCGCCTACGACTACCTCCACGCCGCCTGGTACACCGCCGCCAAATACTCGGGCCAACCCCGCTGGGGCGACCCCTACTTCGACAAAGGGGGCGGCAATGTCTACATGAGCACCTACAGCCATCCGATTTTCGATATCACCGGTCGCTTCCTGGGCGTCACCACCGTCGACATTGCGTTGGGAAAGCTCGCACGCTACATGGATGGCATCGCTCAGATGGACGAGGGTTTCGTTTTTCTGGTCACCTACAGAGGATTCATGCTCTACCATCCGGACGCAAAAGTACGATTCAGGGAAACATTGGAGGCCTACGCCAGGCAACACCACTCTCCCTCGTTGGCCCAGGCGGCCCGCAAAATCGCCCGCAAAAAATTCGGTATCTACAATATCACTCTCGACGGCATCGATTACATGCTCTATACGATGGGCATTCCCCAAACCACCTGGGTCGTAGGGGTGATGCTCCGGCGTGACGCCCTCTTTTCGCCTCTGACCGGCATGCGGGTACGGATGGGGCTCATCACATTCATCGGCATGATGCTGATACTCATCGTGGTCCTCATGGTCTCCAAACAGTTGGAGAGCAACGCGGCCAGCCAGGAGCGTGTGCGCAACGAGCTGGCCCTGGCCAGCGGTATCCAGCAGAGCTTCCTGCCCAAAAAAGAGGAGCTTGTCCAACCGCCTTTCGCTCTAGCGGGCATGATGCGACCGGCCAAGGAGGTAGGTGGTGACTTTTACGGTTATAGAATCGAAGAAGACAAACTTCTCTTCTATATCGGCGACGTCTCCGGCAAGGGAGTGCCGGCATCGCTCTTCATGATGGCCGCCAAGGTCCTCATCGAAGCGGCGGCGGACGAGCGTCTCGATCCGGCCTATATCATGACGCGGACCAACCGGAAACTTTGCGATCTGGGAGAACAGCAGATGTTCGCCACGCTGCTGATAGGCCTCGTGGACGCTTCGGAAGAGAAAGTGACTTTCGCCATAGCCGGCCATCCCCCTTTCATCGTCAAAGAGGGCGGTCGCCTCGCCTCGCCCCTTCCCCGCTTCGCTCCTCCCATCAGCGCTTTCGAATTCGCCGAATATGAAAACCAGGCCCTGCCTCTTTCGAAAAAGAGTGTCATTGTTGCCTTTACCGACGGCGTCAGCGAGGCGGAGAACAGCCGTCTGGAGATGTTCGGCGTCGAACGCCTGAGTCGGGCCATCGTTCAAGCCCATTCAGACGACCCCGTTCTCATCAAGCGAAGTATCGTCCGAAAGATCGAAACCTTCGTCGACGACAATGAACCCAACGACGATTTGACCCTCATCGTCATCACCTTGACCGGAGAAGCCCATGCCTGA